A single window of Nicotiana sylvestris chromosome 5, ASM39365v2, whole genome shotgun sequence DNA harbors:
- the LOC104244274 gene encoding uncharacterized protein codes for MGEKKEKEKKNSKKQKHQHPNEQTPKSSSDFTFKPISDVKGLRFGGQFIVKSFTIRRARPLELLNLLSLPPSTKNFTSTTAFLPTNFTILAHHAWHTLTLGLGTKKSKVVLFVFESENMKIGIDRVWPMEIPLGEVNKKLIRGLNGCEMARFKFRKGCITFYVYAVRRIGNLGFNCAEDLRLILQSVVELKDFFDHTAMLAMPNQRSINYTAEVQQMGMAH; via the coding sequence ATgggagaaaagaaagagaaagaaaagaagaacagtaagaAGCAAAAACACCAACACCCAAATGAACAAACCCCAAAATCATCTTCAGATTTCACCTTTAAACCCATTTCCGACGTAAAAGGTCTCCGATTCGGCGGTCAATTCATCGTTAAATCCTTCACAATCCGCCGTGCACGGCCGTTAGAACTCTTAAACCTCCTCTCTCTTCCACCTTCAACCAAAAATTTCACTTCAACCACAGCATTTTTACCTACAAATTTCACAATCTTAGCACATCACGCGTGGCATACACTCACATTAGGTCTCGGTACGAAGAAATCGAAAGTCGTTTTATTCGTTTTTGAATCTGAAAACATGAAGATTGGTATAGACCGTGTTTGGCCAATGGAAATTCCGTTAGGGGAAGTGAATAAGAAGTTGATTAGAGGGTTAAATGGTTGTGAAATGGCGAGGTTTAAGTTCAGAAAAGGGTGTATTACTTTTTATGTTTATGCTGTTAGAAGAATTGGGAATTTAGGGTTTAATTGTGCTGAAGATCTGAGATTGATATTGCAATCAGTTGTTGAACTTAAAGATTTCTTTGATCATACTGCCATGTTAGCTATGCCAAATCAGAGAAGCATCAATTATACAGCTGAAGTTCAACAAATGGGAATGGCTCATTAG